Proteins from a genomic interval of Pseudomonadota bacterium:
- a CDS encoding phosphocholine cytidylyltransferase family protein produces the protein MGSSSHWTSTATEIGTAAEIGTALRSAGAERRALVLAAGVGRRLLPMTSERPKGLIEVRGVPLLWGILDGLKRAGIRQCVLVVGHRRELIQAAVESWRFDSMRIRWVVNEDFAATNTLHSVARAARELAGAPFVLVNGDLWARPEVFDRALTPRFVASGGPLRVGLTIAVDRRVRLDAEAMKVSVDTEGRVRRVSKQLALEHAAGESIGVYSFDTSSGACFLSRVLELAREGNAGAFYEAALDQLLQQGMVAHLVDVPARCWVEVDDHTDLARARRLASGRVLTRSAGGDLAHARAGP, from the coding sequence ATGGGTTCGTCGTCACATTGGACCAGCACAGCGACTGAAATCGGCACGGCGGCTGAAATCGGCACGGCCCTGCGCTCGGCGGGAGCCGAGCGTAGGGCCCTCGTGCTCGCGGCAGGCGTGGGGCGCCGCCTTCTGCCCATGACCAGCGAGCGGCCCAAGGGCCTGATAGAGGTTCGCGGCGTACCATTGCTTTGGGGCATTCTCGATGGCCTCAAGCGTGCGGGCATCCGGCAGTGCGTGCTGGTCGTGGGTCACCGGCGAGAGCTGATTCAGGCGGCCGTCGAGTCATGGCGATTCGACTCGATGCGCATTCGCTGGGTGGTCAACGAAGACTTCGCCGCTACAAACACGCTCCACTCGGTGGCTCGGGCTGCCCGGGAGCTGGCAGGGGCGCCTTTCGTGCTCGTCAACGGTGACCTGTGGGCCCGTCCTGAAGTTTTCGACCGCGCGCTGACCCCGCGCTTTGTCGCATCGGGCGGGCCGCTGCGGGTCGGGCTGACCATCGCCGTCGATCGACGCGTGCGCTTGGACGCAGAGGCCATGAAAGTCAGCGTCGACACGGAGGGTCGCGTGCGCCGAGTCAGCAAGCAGCTCGCGTTGGAGCATGCTGCAGGCGAGTCGATTGGGGTCTACTCCTTCGACACGTCAAGCGGAGCATGCTTCCTCAGCCGGGTGCTCGAGCTCGCGCGTGAAGGCAACGCCGGCGCTTTCTATGAAGCGGCGCTCGACCAGCTGCTGCAGCAGGGGATGGTGGCGCACCTGGTTGATGTCCCGGCCCGCTGCTGGGTCGAGGTCGATGACCACACCGATCTCGCTCGAGCCCGGCGGCTGGCTTCCGGGCGGGTTTTGACGCGCAGCGCCGGTGGCGACCTCGCTCATGCAAGGGCGGGTCCATGA
- a CDS encoding alpha,alpha-trehalase yields the protein MDVAANLRRLLDEHDTDGDKRITVQDVVHEQGAAGRRFLLLSAAGQGFEIAGTYYLSNLLQELTLARSRLSARTGCRCSGRDSPLRAQSACDAACSIGQLDPALVFEAPVKRISRLIRQRYWDGLTRRIDEAGLAGILHDDKLPQGGRHYLYVPFQDERAYAYFQGIADRRADLKLSVVRLPREVTPGYVRGLGLRHGLLSLGLARGSDGKLHGLPFVVPGGRFNEMYGWDSYFEVLGLLVDDRVELARAMVDNFVYQVSHYGKILNANRTYYLTRSQPPFLAPMALAVFERLGASDPERQARAWLKRALLAAIAEYRNVWTRKPRLTELGLSRYHGAGLGPPPEVEPGHFDAIYRSHAAVRGLSVRDLARRYESGELRIPELDRFFVHDRCVRESGHDTTYRWQRDGDRCADFVTVDLNALLHRTELDIARALKDHFGGQIKGPKGLERSRDWYERARVRRSLMLRYLWDSERGLFFDYDTKQGGRHDYVSATTLYPLWAWHRDDPETRILSPQDSARLAARALEALEMPGGVAASARASRGALSDARPPRQWDFPYGWPPHQMLIWEGLRESGMQGTADRLIYRWLYTITRNAVDYNGTVPEKFDVLQRSHKVFAEYGNVGTEFAYITREGFGWMNASYQVGLSRLPAHLREHLDRLTPPEWLFR from the coding sequence GTGGATGTCGCAGCCAATCTCAGACGCCTGCTTGACGAGCACGATACGGATGGCGACAAGCGCATCACGGTGCAGGACGTCGTGCACGAGCAAGGCGCTGCGGGTCGGCGGTTCTTACTGCTTTCCGCGGCGGGTCAAGGCTTCGAAATAGCGGGCACCTACTACTTGTCCAATCTGCTGCAGGAGCTGACGCTGGCACGATCGCGGCTCTCAGCGCGAACCGGCTGCCGGTGCTCGGGGCGGGACTCTCCTTTGCGAGCCCAGAGCGCGTGCGACGCAGCATGCTCAATCGGGCAGCTCGATCCCGCGCTGGTGTTCGAGGCGCCGGTGAAACGCATTTCACGCCTCATACGTCAGCGCTATTGGGACGGGCTGACGCGCCGCATCGACGAAGCGGGGCTGGCGGGCATTCTGCACGACGATAAGCTGCCGCAGGGTGGCAGGCATTACCTGTACGTTCCGTTCCAGGACGAGCGCGCGTATGCCTACTTCCAGGGAATCGCCGATCGACGAGCCGACTTGAAGCTAAGCGTTGTGCGCCTGCCGCGCGAAGTCACTCCTGGCTACGTTCGCGGGTTGGGCTTGCGTCATGGCCTGCTGTCGCTGGGACTGGCTCGGGGCAGCGACGGCAAGCTGCACGGCCTGCCCTTTGTCGTGCCGGGCGGGCGCTTCAACGAGATGTACGGTTGGGACAGCTACTTCGAGGTGCTGGGGCTGCTGGTGGACGATCGTGTCGAGCTCGCCAGGGCCATGGTCGATAACTTCGTTTACCAGGTCAGTCACTACGGCAAGATCCTCAACGCCAACCGCACTTACTACCTGACGCGGTCCCAGCCGCCCTTTCTTGCTCCCATGGCGCTTGCGGTGTTCGAGCGGCTCGGAGCCAGCGATCCCGAACGCCAGGCACGTGCCTGGCTGAAGCGAGCCCTGCTGGCGGCAATCGCGGAGTACAGGAACGTCTGGACCCGGAAGCCACGATTGACCGAGCTCGGCCTGAGCCGGTACCACGGGGCTGGGCTCGGTCCGCCGCCGGAAGTCGAGCCGGGACACTTCGACGCCATCTACCGGTCGCATGCTGCGGTGCGCGGGCTATCGGTGCGTGATCTGGCTCGACGTTATGAGTCCGGCGAGCTGCGCATACCGGAGCTCGACCGTTTCTTCGTACACGACCGCTGTGTGCGCGAATCGGGTCACGACACGACCTACCGTTGGCAGCGGGACGGCGACCGGTGCGCCGATTTCGTCACGGTTGATCTCAACGCGCTGCTTCACCGCACGGAGCTCGACATCGCGCGAGCCCTCAAAGACCACTTCGGTGGCCAGATCAAGGGGCCCAAGGGGTTGGAACGGAGCCGGGACTGGTACGAAAGAGCGCGCGTTCGGCGCTCGCTCATGTTGCGGTATCTATGGGACTCCGAGCGCGGTCTATTCTTCGACTACGATACCAAGCAGGGCGGCCGTCACGACTACGTGAGCGCAACCACGCTCTATCCGCTCTGGGCCTGGCACCGCGATGATCCCGAGACGCGCATTCTGAGCCCGCAGGATAGCGCGCGTCTTGCGGCAAGGGCGCTCGAGGCGCTGGAGATGCCGGGCGGAGTCGCCGCTTCCGCCCGGGCCTCACGCGGCGCATTGTCGGACGCGCGCCCGCCGCGCCAGTGGGATTTCCCCTACGGTTGGCCCCCGCATCAGATGCTCATCTGGGAGGGACTTCGCGAATCAGGAATGCAGGGCACCGCCGATAGGCTCATCTACAGGTGGCTGTACACCATCACCCGCAATGCGGTCGACTACAACGGCACGGTGCCTGAGAAGTTCGACGTTCTCCAACGCTCCCACAAGGTTTTTGCCGAATACGGCAACGTAGGCACCGAATTCGCTTACATCACTCGCGAAGGCTTCGGCTGGATGAACGCGTCCTATCAGGTCGGTCTCTCACGATTGCCAGCGCATCTACGCGAGCACCTCGACCGGCTGACGCCGCCCGAGTGGCTGTTCAGATAG
- a CDS encoding outer membrane beta-barrel protein, with amino-acid sequence MRATLVALTALALGQRAWAQSHPGGFSASAEAGIVVPVGSEGETAGTGFFVAPRLAYELSSGIAPTLGLSYSRWGSTYGPRWELSALPGVRWNIGTRSSVRARLRPWIQGSVGWGQLDNHNNRGRGRVDSGPRFEAGFGIEYAISRYLRIAGELMLNRLQGGGELDFNTTWFSAGVALTYAP; translated from the coding sequence ATGCGCGCCACACTGGTTGCGCTGACGGCACTGGCTCTCGGACAGCGGGCTTGGGCCCAGTCCCATCCCGGAGGATTCTCCGCCAGCGCTGAGGCAGGTATTGTCGTTCCCGTGGGTTCCGAAGGCGAGACAGCCGGAACAGGGTTCTTCGTGGCTCCGCGCCTGGCGTACGAGCTGAGCTCCGGGATCGCTCCGACCCTCGGCCTCAGCTACTCGCGCTGGGGCTCGACTTACGGCCCGCGCTGGGAGCTTTCGGCATTGCCCGGCGTTCGCTGGAACATCGGCACGAGATCCTCCGTGCGCGCGCGCCTGAGGCCATGGATTCAGGGGAGTGTCGGCTGGGGGCAGCTTGACAACCACAACAACCGCGGCCGTGGTCGTGTCGATAGCGGCCCGCGGTTTGAAGCCGGCTTCGGCATCGAGTATGCGATCAGCCGCTACCTGCGGATTGCTGGCGAGCTGATGCTCAACCGCCTTCAGGGCGGTGGCGAGCTAGACTTCAACACCACCTGGTTCAGTGCCGGCGTGGCCCTGACCTACGCACCTTAG